Proteins from one Halopseudomonas pelagia genomic window:
- the urtB gene encoding urea ABC transporter permease subunit UrtB: MGGYSSQELTAIFVMQGFSGLSLFCVFLLMALGLAIIFGQMGVINMAHGEFLTLGAYITWLVSELGTSIWPWMEHIYFPIAILAAFTGTFILGYLVERFMIRLLYNRPLDTLLATWGLGLIMQQAFRSGFGPREVSVSLPGWLMGSWAPTDIIDIPMNGMFVMGVTFFITLGVAILLYKSRWGIKVRATTQNRAMANAAGINTQRVDRFTFALGCGIAGVAGAAFTTIASTGPTTGSLYIVDTFLIVVFGGAASILGTVVSAFGIAQAQSIMEFFLSGSMAKVITLSVVVGILMIRPQGLFASKVRR; the protein is encoded by the coding sequence ATGGGCGGATATTCCTCGCAGGAACTCACGGCCATCTTTGTTATGCAGGGCTTTAGCGGGCTTAGCCTGTTTTGTGTATTCCTGCTGATGGCGTTGGGTCTGGCGATCATTTTTGGACAAATGGGCGTGATCAATATGGCCCACGGTGAATTTCTAACCTTGGGCGCCTATATCACCTGGCTGGTGTCGGAGCTGGGTACCAGTATCTGGCCATGGATGGAGCACATCTATTTCCCTATCGCGATACTGGCGGCTTTTACCGGAACCTTTATTTTAGGCTACCTGGTCGAGCGTTTCATGATCAGGCTGCTGTACAACCGGCCGTTGGATACCTTGCTGGCGACCTGGGGGTTGGGACTCATCATGCAGCAGGCGTTTCGCTCCGGTTTTGGCCCGCGCGAGGTCAGCGTCAGTTTGCCTGGCTGGTTGATGGGCTCCTGGGCACCTACCGACATTATCGATATCCCAATGAACGGCATGTTCGTTATGGGCGTCACTTTCTTTATTACCCTTGGGGTGGCGATCCTGCTGTACAAGTCGCGCTGGGGTATCAAAGTGCGCGCAACTACACAGAACCGCGCCATGGCCAATGCTGCCGGTATCAATACCCAGCGGGTCGACCGCTTTACCTTTGCGTTGGGTTGCGGGATCGCGGGTGTTGCCGGTGCGGCCTTCACTACCATCGCCTCTACCGGCCCCACTACGGGTTCGCTGTATATCGTCGATACCTTCCTGATTGTTGTCTTTGGCGGCGCAGCCAGCATTCTCGGCACCGTGGTATCGGCGTTCGGTATTGCCCAGGCGCAGTCGATAATGGAGTTCTTCCTCAGCGGTTCCATGGCCAAGGTCATTACGCTCTCGGTTGTGGTCGGCATTCTGATGATTCGTCCCCAGGGGCTCTTTGCAAGCAAGGTGCGCCGTTGA
- the urtC gene encoding urea ABC transporter permease subunit UrtC, protein MHRWIAAFGGGQRLLQLLALAVLLMVILPLTLDIFRLNLLGKYLTYAFVAVGLVLCWGYGGILSLGQGIFFGLGGYCMAMFLKLESSAPEFTSIQSTPGIPDFMDWNQITELPMMWMPFNSLFLTIVLILTVPAIVAFIIGFAMFKRRVGGVYFAIITQAIASIATILIIGQQGYTGGINGITDLRTLLGWDIRSDSARYILYFVCCVALIICLLVGQFVLNSRFGKLLIAMRDQEDRVRFSGYDVANIKIFVFALAGVFSAIGGAMFALQVGFMSPSFVGTVASIEMVIFCAVGGRLSLIGAVYGALLVNLAKTMLSETFPQLWIVFMGALFIGVVLLFPRGLAGIYTDFVQPHLNGLLGRKRKKSGETAVAQEVQS, encoded by the coding sequence ATGCACAGATGGATAGCGGCATTCGGGGGAGGGCAACGCCTGCTGCAGCTGCTGGCGCTGGCCGTACTGTTGATGGTGATACTGCCTTTGACGCTGGATATATTCCGTCTCAACCTGCTGGGCAAGTATCTGACCTACGCCTTTGTCGCGGTGGGGCTGGTGTTGTGCTGGGGTTATGGCGGCATTCTGAGCCTGGGCCAGGGGATCTTCTTTGGTCTTGGCGGTTACTGCATGGCGATGTTTCTCAAGCTGGAGTCGTCGGCGCCGGAGTTCACGTCCATTCAGAGCACGCCGGGCATCCCTGACTTCATGGACTGGAACCAGATCACCGAGTTGCCGATGATGTGGATGCCGTTCAACAGTCTGTTCCTGACGATTGTGTTGATTCTCACCGTGCCGGCGATCGTGGCGTTCATTATCGGTTTCGCGATGTTCAAGCGGCGGGTGGGTGGGGTGTATTTCGCCATCATTACCCAGGCGATTGCCTCCATCGCAACGATCTTGATCATCGGTCAGCAGGGTTACACCGGTGGCATCAATGGCATTACCGACCTGCGCACGCTGCTGGGCTGGGACATCCGTTCCGACAGCGCCCGCTACATTCTCTACTTTGTTTGCTGCGTAGCGCTGATCATCTGCTTACTGGTCGGCCAGTTCGTGCTTAACAGCCGGTTCGGCAAGTTGCTGATTGCGATGCGTGACCAGGAAGACCGCGTGCGCTTCTCCGGCTACGACGTGGCCAATATCAAGATCTTCGTCTTTGCGTTGGCCGGGGTATTTTCCGCCATCGGCGGCGCCATGTTCGCGTTGCAGGTCGGCTTTATGTCGCCTTCCTTTGTCGGTACCGTGGCGTCGATCGAGATGGTGATTTTCTGTGCAGTCGGTGGCCGGCTGTCGTTGATAGGCGCGGTCTACGGTGCACTACTGGTTAACCTGGCCAAGACCATGCTCTCGGAAACCTTCCCGCAACTGTGGATCGTGTTTATGGGCGCTCTGTTTATAGGGGTGGTTCTACTGTTTCCGCGCGGTCTGGCTGGTATTTATACCGACTTCGTCCAGCCGCATCTGAACGGCTTGCTTGGCCGTAAGCGCAAGAAATCCGGTGAAACCGCCGTGGCCCAGGAGGTGCAGTCATGA